One window of the Lactobacillus sp. PV034 genome contains the following:
- a CDS encoding glycosyltransferase yields the protein MIYLIGENVFTFNSGTEFSQFERLNAFNKNDKPAVLLLRNYNRMLSNEIKKHGLKQKDVINMYDYFQGTVKTRRKEQSLRLLDSIPLTDYHIVGVDNNYSNIEYKGKKIGEIRVMPATVGLVGSIEYYDSLGQTAVKEYWDWRGFKSMVETYHPDGSVAMQQYLRQDGSPAIEVTHMYIGDKVLPTMWKLIDYKGRDWQFRTEDQLFTFFLNEINNQEPGTFISDRRTLDSSVLNVENADKKISYLHSVPFKERNHPQHGIMDVYERSVNGEAGREFDYVVLPTQDQADEVAKLATSNSQIVSAPDSYVKAGKAKELSEDITLVYVGRLAAEKNTTDVIKAFKHISNKLPEAKLKLQGYFGSGEYEKELKDLIKKLDLTDKVEFIPYDPAKQDLQDATLFLNASHSEGFGMNMLEALANGIPVVTYAADYTRNNLIKDGVNGFNVVKTTPVGLANKVLEVLGDSKEYASLSQGAIQTAKENTEANFMKQWDKFID from the coding sequence ATGATTTATTTAATAGGAGAAAACGTATTTACTTTTAATTCAGGTACTGAATTCTCTCAATTTGAAAGATTGAATGCCTTTAACAAAAATGATAAGCCCGCTGTTTTATTACTCCGTAATTATAACCGCATGTTAAGTAATGAAATTAAGAAGCATGGCTTAAAACAAAAAGATGTTATTAACATGTACGATTATTTCCAAGGAACGGTTAAGACTAGACGTAAAGAACAATCATTGCGCTTGCTTGATAGTATTCCGCTTACTGATTACCACATTGTTGGGGTAGATAATAACTACTCTAATATTGAATACAAGGGTAAAAAAATCGGTGAAATTCGCGTAATGCCAGCGACTGTAGGACTAGTTGGCTCGATTGAATACTATGATTCACTCGGTCAAACTGCAGTCAAAGAATATTGGGACTGGCGTGGTTTTAAGTCAATGGTTGAAACCTACCATCCAGATGGCTCAGTGGCTATGCAACAATATTTGCGTCAAGACGGTAGTCCAGCGATTGAAGTAACTCACATGTATATTGGTGATAAAGTATTACCAACCATGTGGAAGTTAATTGATTACAAGGGTAGAGACTGGCAATTTAGAACTGAAGATCAACTCTTTACCTTCTTCTTAAATGAAATCAACAACCAAGAACCAGGAACATTTATTTCAGATCGTCGTACTTTAGATAGTTCAGTCTTGAATGTTGAAAATGCAGATAAGAAGATTTCATATCTTCACAGTGTTCCTTTCAAAGAACGTAATCATCCTCAACATGGAATTATGGATGTTTATGAACGCAGTGTTAATGGTGAAGCAGGCAGAGAATTTGATTACGTAGTATTACCTACTCAAGATCAAGCAGATGAAGTTGCTAAGTTAGCTACTTCAAATAGTCAAATTGTATCTGCTCCTGATAGTTACGTTAAAGCAGGTAAGGCAAAAGAATTAAGCGAAGATATTACCTTAGTTTATGTGGGGCGCTTAGCTGCTGAAAAGAATACTACTGATGTAATTAAGGCTTTTAAGCATATTAGCAACAAGCTCCCTGAAGCTAAACTAAAATTACAAGGCTATTTTGGCAGTGGTGAATATGAAAAAGAACTCAAAGACCTAATTAAAAAGTTAGATTTAACAGATAAGGTTGAGTTTATTCCTTATGATCCAGCTAAGCAAGATTTGCAAGATGCTACTTTATTCTTGAATGCTAGTCATAGTGAAGGCTTTGGGATGAATATGCTTGAAGCATTGGCAAATGGTATTCCGGTAGTAACTTATGCAGCTGATTATACTAGGAATAACTTAATTAAAGATGGAGTTAATGGCTTCAATGTAGTAAAAACTACTCCAGTTGGCTTAGCTAATAAGGTTTTGGAAGTGTTAGGCGATAGCAAAGAATATGCTAGCCTTTCTCAAGGAGCAATTCAAACTGCCAAAGAGAATACAGAAGCTAACTTTATGAAGCAATGGGATAAATTTATAGACTAA